The following nucleotide sequence is from Sinobacterium caligoides.
TGAAAGACAGAAAAGAAATGCTGTACTTGTCTTCTGCAACTACGACCCTATCGCTGCCATCATAGTTAGCTATATACAGTGAGCTGCCAGCGAGAAAGTCATGTTTTTCGATGAATAATAATCGTTCATCACCCAACCAATACATTCGCCTTACTTCTTTATCTGGATCACCACTTGATACCTTTACATTCTTAGTCCCGTCGCTATTGGAGACGAATAATTCGTAGTGATTATCTGTTTCCTGGTCAGCAATATAGCTGATTTTTTTACCGTCAGGAGAGATCGTTAGCGTGGCGACCTTTGCACCTGTAGTCATCTCATCAGAGATTGCTATTTTATTATTAGTTAAGGTATTTATCTTATAGATTGCTTGCTGATTTTCTTCTACAGCAATAACCACAATGTCATTATCGGTTAGAGGAGCGCTATCCCAAGATGGCTCTTTGCTTTTCACCGCCTCAGTCCTCTCCGGTAAGCCGCCACCGCCACCGCCACCGCCACCGCCACCGCCACCGCCACCGCAAGCAGTTAATTCTGGCACAGATAATATCAATAGAATCCAGACAATATACTTCATTAATTAAAGCCTTATATTATAATTTATTTGGCCAGAAAAAGAGATTTCTCGCTGCTTTTAACTCAGAACAACGATATAACCTGTACCACAAGAATGGTATTTGAGGTGACCAACAGCCTCTTAGGAATTAACTTAAAATTCTAACACATTTGATTGACTTCGATCAAACCAATGGCTTTCTCAGGCTTTCATAAAAAATGGTCGAGATAGCTAAGTCACTAACTCTACAAAATAACCAAGACACCCATAGTTATTATGTCGAATATATTCAATATTGTTGCGTTTAGAGGTGGTGAAGGTACGTGCTGGACAAGCTCTAATCTTGCTTATACCAGCCATCTATCCACACCACCTACTCCCCACCATAATCGTCGTAAATCCTAACAGCTATCATTCACTTGTAACTTTCCACCCAGCCATTAATACGGTACTGTATCACTCAAATAATTAACAACACGGCTTAGCGGCTGTTATCGTGGACTTACTTCATAATCAACACCGGTGTACCAAGCCCAGCTATAACAAGGTCAAGCTGCATCGCCAGCAAAACTTGCTGGACTTCACTACGCTCAACCGCTGTTGACAGCGCTATGTAATTCTAAGGAGTCAGATATGACGATCAATTTAAAAGAAGTCGAAGGTGTAAAGATAGGCTTAAAGCATAAAGCTACTTGCCATTGCGGAACTGTTGAAATTGAACTGGACTTACCTGATGGTTTAATTGATATTCGTCGATGTGACTGCTCAATGTGCCGTAGAAGAGGAGCAATAGCTGCTTCTGTACCTCTATCAGGCATCAGTATTGTTAAAGGTGAAGAGGCTTTAAAGCTTTATCAATTTAATACGAAAGAAGCAAAACATTTTTTTTGCAGTAACTGCGGTATATATACTCACCATCAACGCCGCTCTAATCCCGAGCAATACGGCTTTAACGTAGCTTGCCTTGAAGATATTAACCCACTAACAATACAGGGCATCCCAACCTACGATGGTGTTAACCATCCAGCAGACCGTAAATAAAACACATAACAAGCTCCTATCGTCGATGGTTTCCTGCTGTACTCGAAACTATCGACAAATACGTATGTTAGATTGAAGAGCTCTACATTGAGCTAAAGTCAATACTTAAATAACCTCATGGAAAGAAATGATACGAATTGCAGAAATCAAAGATAGCTCTGATATTGCAGCACTTTCAATACAGGTTTGGCTCGATACATATGCAAAAAAAGGAATAAGAAAGTCCATTTCGCAGTATGTACTGAATGAATTCACAGAGAAAAATATTCAAAGCAAGCTGACATCTAAAAATGATGTCTATTTTGTAGCAATAGAAAAGGGTCATTTGATCGGATATGTCTCTTTGAAACTTTCTGCTAAATGCCCTATCACAGCAAACACAATCCCAGAACTGGATAAGCTGTATATTCAAGAGAACTTCACTGCGAACGGTGTCGGCTCTGTACTACTGCAACAAGCTTTATCATTTTGTAACTCTATTGGGCACGAGCAAGTATGGCTCACTGTATTTCACGAAAATACACGGGCACTAAAATTCTACGAAAAACACGGCTTCCAAGAAGTAGGTGTAACATATTTCGAGCTCGATAACGAAAAACATAAAAATCATGTTCTGTGTAAATCAACAGCTGCATAATCAAATAACTCATAATATAGCTTAGCGTCAGCCAGTATGGAATTACTCCACGACCATCAGTGCTGTACTAAGACCAAGCGACTAGACTTACTTCTACAAACAATTACACAGACAGCCATAGTAAATTAGAATATTAAAACTAGGAGCTTCTGCATTGGCAATTACAAAGCTTATCAAATGCACGATAAAACCTGACAAAGAAGAGC
It contains:
- a CDS encoding GFA family protein, translated to MTINLKEVEGVKIGLKHKATCHCGTVEIELDLPDGLIDIRRCDCSMCRRRGAIAASVPLSGISIVKGEEALKLYQFNTKEAKHFFCSNCGIYTHHQRRSNPEQYGFNVACLEDINPLTIQGIPTYDGVNHPADRK
- a CDS encoding GNAT family N-acetyltransferase, which gives rise to MIRIAEIKDSSDIAALSIQVWLDTYAKKGIRKSISQYVLNEFTEKNIQSKLTSKNDVYFVAIEKGHLIGYVSLKLSAKCPITANTIPELDKLYIQENFTANGVGSVLLQQALSFCNSIGHEQVWLTVFHENTRALKFYEKHGFQEVGVTYFELDNEKHKNHVLCKSTAA